ATCATCGTGTTATCTACCTCACCCTGCGAGGAGAGACTTCTATGACCGGTTCCACCCGCATCCGCTCCGCCGCCAGGGGCACGCTCGTGGCCACCGCCATGGCCATGGGCGTGACCATGGGCGCGGGCACCGCCCAGGCGGTCGACATCAGAGCGGTCACCGACCAGTACCTGTTCAGCTACTCGCTGAGCCAGTTCGAGAACACCAGGAACCAGCGGCCGTACGCGGACCAGCTGGACTGGTCTTCCGACGCCTGCTCCTGGTCGCCGGACAAGCCGGTCGGCTTCAACTTCAAGCCCGCCTGCCACCGGCACGACTTCGGCTACCGCAACTACAAGAAGCAGAGCCGGTGGAACGCCGACGCGAAGCTGAAGGTCGA
The window above is part of the Allokutzneria albata genome. Proteins encoded here:
- a CDS encoding phospholipase produces the protein MTGSTRIRSAARGTLVATAMAMGVTMGAGTAQAVDIRAVTDQYLFSYSLSQFENTRNQRPYADQLDWSSDACSWSPDKPVGFNFKPACHRHDFGYRNYKKQSRWNADAKLKVDNNFKSDLYGICGSNWACKRIADLYYAAVRKWGT